The Macaca mulatta isolate MMU2019108-1 chromosome 19, T2T-MMU8v2.0, whole genome shotgun sequence sequence gcccgccatcacgcccagctaatttttgtatctttagtagagacgaggtttcaccatgttggccaggctgctttcgaactcctggcctcacgtgatctgcctgactcggtctcacaaaatcctgggattacagacgtgagcctccACACCTAGCCCACTTAGTCTTACTGACAAAACCAGAACGTAGAGTCTCCCGGGGCAGGCAATACCAGGTTTCAGGGTCTCCTGCCTCAAAGCCCAGTGGGAATTGTGGTTGTAGGACTGGTGCTGTCCAGCCACACAGCAGCTGTGGTAGGTTGGGCGCTGGCCCCAACACCCCTATGGAGGGGGCCCGTCATGACTGCTGGGTCCCTCTCCTATAGCGGGGGATCCACTTCTCCATCGTCTCTCCCCGGAAGCTGCCTGCACTTCGGCTTCTGTTTGAGAAGGCAGCCCCCCCGGCCTTGCTAGAGCCGCTGCAGCCTCCGACAGATGTGAGCCAGGACCCAAGGCACATGGTGCTGGTTCGGGGGCTCGTGCTGCCCGGTGAGGCCTGGGCACCGCGCGCGGGGATCGGGGGCTCAACGTGTTTCCCAGCTCCCTCTGACTTGGATTTTGGAtttctctcccctttctccaTCTTGAATCCCTTCTTTCCGGGGTTGGCCATCCCTCCTGCTCTCAGTTGGGGGTGGCTCTGCCCCAGGCCCCCTCCAGCCAAAGCAGCCAGTCCCCCTGCCTCCTGCCGCACCCTCCGGTGCCACTCTCTCAGCAGCTCCccagcagcctctgccccccGTCCCCCCGCAGTACCAGGTATGGATGTTTCCAGGAAGGGACATGCTTCTGGGGACTTGCTGGAGCCCTGGCCCCTGGGGAGAGATCTAGTTGCATGTTGGAGCTTGTGGGATGATGGGAGTCCCATGGGACATTGGGAGGGTGGGACTCCTGGGGCCATGGAAGCTCATCTGCTAGGTGATGGGTGTCGTGAGCTTCTGAGCTCTCCCAGCTGGGGCAGCTGTGCCTTGTGGGGCCGTGGGTGGTGTGACCTCGTGGGACACCAGGATTGGAGGGCCATGGTCCTCACCAgtccctttccttcttcccttctacCCACAGGTTCCTGGGAACCTGAGTGCAGCTCAGGTGGCCGCCCAGAATGCAGTGGAGGCCGCCAAGAACCAGAAGGCTGGGCTGGGCCCTCGCTGTGAGTCCTGGGGCGAGAATGAAGGGGCGGGCAGGGGCCAGGCAGGCCTCCCTCCACACACTTGTTCCTCACTTCTTCCCTTGGTCTCTCCCACAGTCTCGCCCATCACCCCTCTCCAGCAAGCTGCTCCCGGAGTGGGTCCCCCCTTCAGCCAGGCCCCAGCTCCCCAACTACCCCCAGGACCCCCTGGTGCCCCCAAGCCACCACCTGCTTCCCAGCCCAGTCTGGTCTCCACCGTGGCCCCTGGCTCCGGTCTGGCTCCCACAGCGCAGCCCGGGGCACCGTCCATGGTAGGTGCCTGCACACCTCCTGCCCCCACTCCTTCCTCCTGCTGCCCACAGCTAGGACAGTTAGAGGATGAGTCATTTGCCTTCCAGGGGGGTGTGGATCTGGTGGCCCTGGGGCCTTGGGGGTTCGTGGTACGTGTGCTGCAGATGCCTGAGATGAGGGTCTGGGGACGGAATGGGGAGGCTCATGGCTCCAGGTGGGTCAGGGCTGTTCTGAGAAACCCAAGGAATCCCTGGGTTTGGGAGTCCGGGGCATCACACAGCTTATGAGTCCTGGAATCCTGCAGCATCCAAGCATTTCGGGTCCTGGGGCTGGCCAAGTGCTCTTCTGGGAATGGATGAGCAGAAGAAGGGGCCtttccttcttcctggtttgcccTCACAGGATGGCCCCTGGAGGCCCCCCTCTTTCCCCATTCTCATggccctccttcctcctctctggcAGGCAGGCACTGTGGCCCCAGGAGGGGTGAGTGGCCCTTCCCCAGCCCAGCTAGGAGCCCCAGCCCTCGGTGGGCAGCAGTCAGTCTCCAATAAGCTTCTGGCATGGAGCGGGGTCCTCGAGTGGCAGGAGGTGAGGGGCCTGAGGGTCCATTGGGCACTTGGGACTCCTGGGGCCATGGGGCTGGGCATGTGGGACTCATGGGTCACATGCATGGGGTTTGCAATGCTGGGTTTGGGGGCATTCCTTGGGCTGGACCCGTGGGATCCGGGACCAGGCCAGGAGCCCCATGGCGCAGTGGGACTTGCGGTACAGAAGAGAGTCCCCATGCAAAGAACCCAGAAAAGCCTAGGATTTGGGGCCCAGAGAAGGGCCCAGGTGATGTAGCACCTGGGGCACAGTGGATTGTGGGATTTAGGGGCCGGGCACGTAGCCCTAACATTTGAGGAATTGAAGGTTTGCTGGTCtggaggaggggccaggggctCATGGGACTTAAACTGGGGAAcatcctgagctttggggccagCAGGCTAGGACATGAGGGCTCAAGGGGACTGAGGCTTATGGCCCTTTTTACTTTGACATGCTCTTTTTCCCCCTCAGAAACCCAAACCTGCCTCAGTGGATGCCAACACCAAGCTGACACGGTCACTGCCCTGCCAGGTCTATGTGAATCATGGCGAGAACCTGTAGGTGACTGTCGGGTGGGGTgcggtggggctggggctggcccCCTCCTCACACCTCTCCTGGCATCACCCCCCCAGGAAGACTGAGCAGTGGCCCCAGAAGCTGATCATGCAGCTCATCCCCCAGCAGCTGCTGGTGAGTGGTGGTGGAGGGCCAGCCCTGCTGCCAGGCAGCCCTCACCCTACTGTCTCTTCCCTGTTCCCTGCCCTACCCCCACTCCCTGCCTCGTGTCCCCACCTCACTTGCCCACACCAACATGCCAGCTGACTTCTGTGTCTCCCGCAGACCACCCTGGGCCCTTTGTTCCGGAACTCAAGGATGGTCCAGTTCCATTTCACCAACAAGGACCTGGAGTCTCTCAAAGGCCTCTACCGCATCATGGGCAATGGCTTCGTGAGTCCAGGGCATTGGGGGCCGAGGGGCATTAACTCTTGTACTGCTTTCTGCTGACCTTTGAAGGGAATCCCAGAGTGCCTGGGCCCATGGAAGCCGTTTTTGATGGTTGGGTGGACTTCATGCCCTTAGGTTCCTCGCCTTTCTTCTAGAGCCTTGACTTTTATTATAATCATCGTATGCACCAGATTGAGGGATATTCCACATTAAAAATGTGAGCTGGATGTGACTGGAGCAGTTAGGAGGAAGCTGTTGATTCTGGCATGGGTTTATGGGATGTGTTGGTTTCCTGTGGCTGCGGTAACACATTACCACAAGCAGAGGggctcaaaacaacagaaatgtgttcgatcccagttctagaggccagaagccCAAGGTCAGGGTGTTGGCAGGACCGCGCTCTCTCTAGAGGCTCGAGGGAAGGCCTCCTCATTGCCTCTTCTAGCCAGTAACCCCAGGCTGCAGGTGGCATCGCTCCAGGGTCTTCCTTGATCCTGTggctgtcttccctctgtgtgtgtctctatgtgGCATTTTCTGTATCTCTGTGTCCCTGTGCTTATAAGGACATCAATCATTTTGGATTAGGCCCCATTTTCCTGATCTCATCTTACTACAACTGCAAAGACCTTCTTTCCAGATAGAGTCTGGAAAAGGTGCTGGAGACTGGAACCTCAGTTTagctttctggttttgttttttgagacagagtttcactcttgtcacccaggctggaatgtagtagtgcaatcttggctcacagcaacttccgtctcccgggttcaagcgattctcctgcctcagcctcccgagtagctgggattacaggcatgtgccactatgcctggctaatttctgtattttttagtagagacagggtttcaccacgttggccaggctggtctcgaacttctgacctcaagtgatctgccgccttggcctcccaaagtgctaggattaccagtgtgagccaccgcacccagcctcagcaTAGCTTTCTGGGAGACACAGTTCACCTTGTAACTCGGGGAAGGAGCAGATCAGTTACTTCTGTGCACCAGGCATTCCTGCACGAAAGAGGACCTTAGGGATCACCTCATGGGATCCTCACAGAACCGTGTGAAGAAGGCATTCCTGAGAGTTAGGAGTGCTTCTGGCTGCAAATAACATAGTTTTCCAAACAAATAGATAATTGGGGGCACTCAGAAAAAATTTTCTCTTATGATTCTGTGAGTCACCTGGGCTCAGTGGCCATCTCGCTTGGGGACTCTCATGGAATTGCCATCAGATGGCAGCTGAGACTCTGGTCGTCTGAAAGCTTGACTGGGCTGGATGTTCAAAATAGGCGCTCCtcataggccgggcgtggtggctcatgcctgtaatcctagaactttgggaggccgaggtgggcggatcacgaggtcaggaagattgagaccatcctgactaacacggtgaaaccccatctctactaaaaatacaaaaaattagccgggcgtggtggcggacgcctgtagtcccagctgctccggaggctgaggcaggagattggcgtgaacccgggaggcggagcttgcagtgagccaagatcgcaccactgcactccagcctgggacagagcgagactccgtctcaaaaaacaaaacaaaacaaacaaaaacagctccTCACACAGCactggctgttggctggggcTTGGCTAGGACCGGCCATCCCAGTGTCTGCACATGGCCTGTCCACATGGCCACACTGTGGCAGCTGAGTTCTGAGAGGACAGGCGTTGTAGGAGCAGGCATTTATTTTTTTGCACAGAACAGGACATCCAGAGGGGGCCAGCTATTGGGGTTGGTTTCATAGGTCTGTGACATCAGGGGCAGGGCCCTGTGGTTCTCTTGACCTCTCCTGTATAGTCACAGGGTAGCTCCCATGGCTCCAGGCATTCCGTATGCCTTCATGAAGGAGGGGAAGGGGGCTGTGTATTTCCCTTTCTTCAAGACAGCAGAGACTTTCTCAGATTCCCGAGCAGGCCTCCCTTTCACCTCCTGGCCCAGACCTAGGCCACTGGGCAGCACCTAGTTGATGGGAGGCTGCTGGGAGCAGATATCCATGACTGTCTGGGGCTGGGACATGTTGCAGCCCCAGGTGGCATTGGGAATGCAGGGGAGGAGGACACTTGGATTTGGATTAGGCAGCTAGCAGTGTCTGTCTCaggcaggaaactgaggctcagagaagtcagcTCACTTGGCCTAGGTCAGCCTCGCCTCCCTCAGGAGCCCCTGCCCTGAATGCTCCATGTGTTACCCccctgatgaccagtgatgtttCCTGGGTGCTTCCTGTGGGCTGAGCCTCGGGCAGGGCTCTTGCTGTGGATCGGACATCCCATAGTCACAGCGACCCTGTGATGTGGGAGCACTCCCCGTGGGGTACACTGGCCGATGCTGAGGcctggaggatctcttgaggcccgGGGTCCGACACCACCATTGATCACAGGCCTGTGGGTACCGACCGCGCTCTGCATCTAAGCCTCTCTGTCACGGCTGTGACTCTCAGCAGCCCTTTAAGGAGGCAGCCGTGGCATTTAATGCCCAAGGAAACTGGGGCATCCCATGAGGAGCAGGTGATGGCCAAAGGTTGAAGAGCTGGGCTCCAGCGCTTTCTCTCCACTTTCCCTCTCAGTGCGCAGCCAGAACCCCAGCTTGCCCTGAGTGCCTCAGTTTCTGTCTCTGGAGCAGCCCACAGCACACCTGTTCTCCTCAACCTTCTATAGCAGAAACCTCACCTCCCCTTGCCCAGGGGGCCTCTAGAATCTTCTCGAGTGGGGAGGGGGTCAGGGCTCCCTCTTTCAGGGCATAAATGGTTCTGAAGAGCTGTTGTCCACCCAGGCGGGCTGCGTGCATTTCCCCCACACGGCGCCCTGTGAGGTGCGTGTGCTCATGCTCCTGTACTCGTCCAAGAAGAAGATTTTCATGGGCCTCATCCCTTATGACCAGAGCGGCTTCGTCAACGGCATCCGGCAGGTCATCACCAACCACAAGCAGGTCCAGCAGCAGAAGCTGGAGCAGCAGCAGCGAGGAGTGAGTGGTCACAGTCCCCAAACCAGCACTGCGACCCCCTCCTGCCCGGGCCCCACATGGCCCCCCGGGATCTCCAGGACCACAGACGCCCACCCTTCTCCCAATACATGGCACCCCTAAGCTAAGTCCCACTCAGATTTTCTTGCAGTCTCTCTCCTTTTTCAGCACCCACATCAAAGCCTTGACACAGAGCTTCCTACTGGGGACCTTGAAGCATACAGCGTCCCTCTCAGACCACTCACCCCCAAAGAGAATGTCCCTATCTCCTTACGAATTCCCCTCAGGGCAcaggtcctcctgcctcagattcaGGACGCCACCACCCTCAGTTACTGACCTGCCCCTCTCTCCTCATGCAGATGGGGGGACAGCAGGCACCCCCAGGGCTGGGGCCCATTCTGGAGGACCAAGCGAGGCCCTCACAGAATTTGGTGAGGACAGGGCTGGCGgagtggggggtgggtgggggaggccCCAGAGGCTGCTCTCTGTGCCTGCAGGAGGGACGTGAGGCCCGTCTCCCTCACCCCTGTGTCTCTTCCCACCAGCTCCAGCTCCGCCCACCGCAGTCCCAGCCTCAGGGTACTGTAGGGGCCTCTGGGGCCACGGGGCAGCCCCAGCCCCAAGGTACTGCCCAGCCCCCCCCAGGTGCCCCCCAAGGCCCTCCTGGAACAGCTTCTGGCCCACCCCCTCCTGGACCCATCCTTCGGCCTCAGAACCCTGGGGCCAACCCCCAGCTGCGAAGCCTCCTCCTCAACCCGCCACCGGTGAGATGTGGGGGTGGGGTAGTGGGAGTTCCAGATCCTGGCCTTGGCGGTTCTGGTCCTGTTGTCTGGGAGGAGGGAGGTTGACTGTGGTCAGTGGGCGTGAATGGAGACCCGCCCAGGGCTTTAGGCAGAAGACAGACCGCCTTCTCTCTGTCCATCCCCTACCTTTGAAGAAAAACTTCCCCTCACCACTAGCTGATGCGATCTCTGAGCAGTGTCTGTGTTGAGAGGTGGAGAGTCTCTATCAGGAGCCTCTGAGCCACTCTCTGTGTTCTCCCAGCCGCAGACCGGGgtgcccccaccccaggcctcccTCCACCACCTCCAGCCACCAGGGGCTCCTGCGCTGCTGCCCCCGCCACACCAGGGCCTGGGGCAGCCCCAGTTGGGGCCCCCACTCCTGCATCCACCACCTGCCCAGTCCTGGCCCGCACAACTTCCCCCGCGGGCTCCACTGCCAGGTAAGGGGACCCGGGGGAGGGCAGAGGTCTGGACTGAGTGTCCCAGCAGCTCCTGGGCTAGAGCACCGAGACCAAGTGCTTCTGGGAAGTCAAGACATAGGATCCAAGAATGAGGGTTCCCCCACGGGCTGCAGAGCTCTGAGGACTCTGGGAAAGTACAGCCCATGGGTCCAAGGACCTAGTGGGTTAAGAGTGTTTCCCATGATCCTCCTGTGTGTGCTCCTGGGATtgctgggaaatgtggtcttAGGGCCAGAGAAGTAGTTTTAGAGAAGGGCTCCCAAAGGCTCATGGGAAACAGCATATTTGTAACTAGATGGGGTTAGAAGGTGCTTCTGTTGGGTCCCCCAAGGGCTGCCTAGAAAACTTAGTGCCTCTGGgccctcctgggcccaagggccTACTGGGAGATGCAGTCCCTTCCCCACTGCCCCTCAGGTCAGATGCTGCTGAGCGGGGGTCCCCGAGGCCCGGTCCCCCAGCCGGGCCTGCAGCCCAGCGTCATGGAGGACGACATCCTCATGGATCTCATCTGAATCCCCAACACCCAATAAAGTTCCTTTTTAACACACGCCCCGGCTCCCGTCACTGACATCCCCCAGGACTGGGCAGGAGGAAACCCCAGGGGGCATCTCTGTCCTTGTTCTCACTTCAGCAGATATCCCTGGGGCCCTGGGTGGGTGACGCCGGGGCCTCCGTGGTGAGTCAGAGGCAGTCTGGTGCAACCTGGTTCGTGGGAGATGCAGGGACAGGCAGGCAGCGCTCAGGACTCAAGCTCTCATGGAGGTGGCGGGGCACCATGGGAGCCTGGAAGAGGTGTCTGAcccagccccagctcctcagTCTTGAAAGAGAATCAGCTGTCAGGCCGggagggaaggaggtgagggGTGATCTGGGTGCAGAGAACAACAGAAACTTTGAATACTCAAAGACAGGAGGAAGCCTGGGATGTTGAGAGGAGCAAATTGATGGATGCTTTTGGAGCATGAGCGTGTAGGGAGCTCATGTGTAGAGAGATGGGCAGGTGCAGAGTTTGAGGAGCTCAGATGCCAAACTGAGCAGCCCGTGGTTTGTCCTGGGGACACAGGAGAACCAGGAGACTTTGAGCGGTGGGGCGGGCTTAGGCCGGCTCTGGATGTCAGAAAGAGCCCTCTCAGCTGTGGAGCGTGATGAGACCAGACAGGAGGCCAGGAAGGGTGAGGCTGGGTGGTGGGGATGCTGGGGACTGGGGTAGAGGTTGGCTTCTGGGGTCAGGCCTACGTGATGGTAGGTGGTGGGGCTCCTGGGAGAAGGAGCTAGTAGTAAGTGTACGTGGTCCAAGGGACGTCCAGGTGACAGGTGCCATTTTGGGAGCTCAGGACGTGTCCTTAGGGGACAGTGTATGTTTGGGGTTCAAGCCACAGAAGCAGACAAGATCGCACATGGAGAGAGGGTGGTCCCTGGGTCCACATCAGAGACTGACCTTCCAGGGCTGTGGACGGGAAGACGGTGGGTCTGTCCCCAGGATGGAATACCCAGCAGGGAACAGGTTTGGGATGTGGCAAGGTGAGGGACCTAAAGGATGGCCTCAGAGACATCCTGAGGGCAGGGGATCCAGACAGGCTTGGAGCGCAGGGCGGTCTCTCCTGGAGGTGGAGAGTGAGTTGTCTGTTGTCGGACTCTGGACCAGTGTTGCTGAGAGCGCGGTCCATGCCTGGACCACCAGCATCCACATCATTTTGGATGCTGGTTAACGTACAGATTCACAGGCCCCACCCCAGGAGAGAGATTGCAATCTGGTGGCCTATGGGCCATGGTGCAGATGAGTTTTGTTTGGCCTTCCCTGTGTTAGCATATGTGGCATTTTTTTCTTGAGTTAGTTATAAAAATCaggttaatacacacacacacacacacacacacacacgcaaaatcTGCAGTCTTGGCATCTTTTGACAAGTCAGAAGAATTGGCACCCCTGGGCCCGCCCTTCTGCCTGGCAACAACGGGCTGGAGCTGCCCCTCTCCATGGGGCGTGTGCTCTCCGGTTCgccacagtccccaccactccctctTGGCTCCCCTGTGAGGCAGAGAGTCACTGCCTTTGTCACGGGGCTTGCACTGTGGTTGTTCTGTGGTAGCATTCAGAGGAAAGTGAAATCTTTCTTGTACTCATGTCTGTATCACAAGCGGCAAAacgaaagagagaaggagagggccGCGTGTTTCGAGAAAAGTGGGAGCGAGCCTATTTCTTTGTGGAAGTGAAGAGCATGCCTATGTGTTTAATATGCAAACAAATCGTGTCTGTGTTGAAAGAATACAACCTGAAACGCCACTACGAATCAAAGCATAGCAAGAGCTACGACCAGTACACAGAGCAGACTCGAGACGCCATCCTCAGCGAACTGAAAAAGGGACTCAAATGTCAGTAGGGTTTGTCTTGAAAAGCGAATTAACAGAAGTGGTGCGGCAGTGGTACGCCGTTCCGGAATCACGTGAGAAGAATGACCTGGGCATTCAGAGCTACAGCAGATGGCGAGTTGATAAAGGAGCAGAGTGACGTGTCCTTTACAGAAACACATGACTGTTGAGACCATTATTTAAGTCTAACGGGCATTTGCGTTGCACAGTGAGTTGGAGATAACTCGGGGGATTTAGAAGTCCAGTTGCTTGAAAGAGTCAAATTGATTGTGGCCTTTTCTTTCGCTGCTCATAAACTATTACCACCCAgttagctttatttatttgtggTGTTAAGAAACTTGATGTGACTGAAGAAGTCTGTGGCATGGTGCCAAGGCGGGCCCAACACTGGGAAaggactcatttttttttttgtatattgagAGAAAAGTTTCACATAGACTGGCCAGAGTTCTGAAGCACAACTACAGACAGCTGTCATGACAGGGGGACTTGACAGGACACCTTGAGCCAAGGTGACAATTTGGCAAGGACACGGAAGTCGGGTCGTTGCATCCATCATCAGGAGTTGACTTGTTCTGAGCAGCTGAACAGAACACACCGTGATGCTCTCGACACTTCCGCTCCTGGGCTTTAGTCACGAGTGAGTTGATGATGACTTGACCTGAGAGATTTCACAGAAGCTCTGTGACTTGGTTGTGGAAGAAATTGAAACTGTACAAGTTAATCAGCTTGGTTCATTTTAAATCAAGCAAAAGCCACAGTGGGTTCCCCTGAGAAGGTTAGTCAAAGACTTCTGGTCAAGGTTATGACCGTTCTGAACACTGAATATTTCTCTGCAAGGATGTCCACAAACAGCTACTTGAACGTAAGATGGTATATGCTTGGTCCTGGCAAAAACGGGGAATCCAccagcaaggaaaaaaaacatttactctttcctATGCCACAGTTGgctttcagaaatgaaagacGTGGCCTGGACTATATTCACCTACGTCCTGGGGTGGAAGACCAAATTCCCCCAAAGGCCCTCGGAATCCAGACTCATGAGAAGGAAGAGACACTGTCCAGTTTGCCTTTGTTGGTAAATGTTTCTTGTGTGAATACAGACCATAAATAGTAATTGAACTATGGTGCAATACGGCGCTGGTTCCTAAATACAAGTCTGTGTGAAGATGGTGAGATTCTACAACTATCTCCAGTAGTTGTCCTGAATATCCATGTTTGGGAGTACCCACGCTTGTGAACAGCTGTTTTCCGTTACGAACCTGAATCAAATTAAACATTGTTCCCAGTTTAAGGATTCAAGGCTGAATTCTAAACTGCCCATCCCCACCGTGCCACCCCAAGGCCTGACACATCTCGGTGTGGAAGGGAAGACGCCAGCCTTTTGGCTTCAACTCAAAGGCGCAAAAAGAATTATGAAagagaattttaataattaaatatttctatttttcaatttgtattttttcaattttgaatttaaaaatataaactccaGTATCATCCATGTTTGTATTATGTTCCATGCATTCACCATAGTTCAGTAAAGATCCGATTTGATGATATTTCTGGCCGTCGACTTTTCTTATACCTGGCTAGTTCACTCATTTATGTGACCCGCCTGGCCCCTGTAGGCATGTGAGTTTCCCATCCCTGCCCTGGAACTGCTGGATCCAGCGGGGGGAGGGCGGGGGTGTGGGAGTCGTGTGAGCAAGCTCTCTAGGCGATCCTCAGGAATGTGCGTGTGGAGCAGGAGGCACTGGTGACAGCGAAGAAGTGAAAGTGGGGGATTTCCCAGGCAGCCTGTGTAGCAGGGGTTTTTGAAAACTCAGATGGCTTCAGGGACCAGGCAGGTGATGAAAATGTGTGAAGCGGACGGGTGTAAGACAACAGGGAATGATGGGGACTGTGGCGAACTTGGAGAGTGCTTGCCCCGCCTAATGGCATTCAAATTGAAACCAAAAACACTGTGAGGACCAAACAAAATCTGCCTGTGGGTCTAATGAGGCCGCCAGGCCGCCATTTTGCGACCTCTGGAAGAAGGAGAAGACTCGAGAACAAGGACAGAACCCCGAGAAAGAGCCACGCGTAAGGTTTGGGCTGGGAGCCAGAAGCCAGGAGGAGAACCAGGCAAGTGTGGTATTCTGGAAGCTGAGTGTTTTTGAGGAGGGAGCGATCGACTCTGTCAGAAGCCGCTGAGAGGAGCAGGAAGCAGCCTTCGGTGTTTCCACCAGGGTGGCCACGTCCCCCGGCAAGGGAAACGCAGGTTTGGATCAGAAACAAATTGGTTAAAAGGAAAGGTTTCCAGTCGCCAGTTTGGCCATCTCATGCCAGTGGCGCCCTCTTGACCTTAACACTCAATTAGAGGAACCAGAGGGATTGTCGTGGCCTAATCACACTTGTTTATTGGAGTGAACCGGGGCTTGCTTATTAATAGTAGCAGACCTGTTAGGGGTGAAAGAAAATGCCCACCCACCAGCTCCAAAGAAGAATTAGGAGAAAAAGGACACCTTCTCAAAAGGGGTATTAAGAATGTATTTGTTTCAAGGTACACAAAACACTAACACATATTTTCTCACCAtcttggcatttaaaaaaaaattaacttttaaaatgtattgagttACACATACTAGAACAGTTTCCTAAAATGAAAAGGCACTGAAATGTGTGGAATAAAAAGGAGgcccaggccgggcacagtggttcacgcctgtaatcccagcactttgggaggccgaggcgggtggatcacctgagattgggagttcaagaccagcctgaccaacatggtgaaaccctgtctttactaaaaatacaaaattagctggccatggtggcacatacctgtagtcccagctacttgggaggctgaggcaggagaatcgcttgaactcgggaggcggaggttgtagtgagccgagattgcaccattgcactccagcctgggcaacaagagcaaaactccttctcagaaaaaagAGAGGAGGCCCAAGGAGTGAGGCCAGATCTAGACACATGGGACTCACCTCCCCATTTCATAGGCCAGGTAACAATAAGGCCTAAGAACTTCATGTGCACCTTAGAGCCAGCCAACACCAACGGAGCAAATCTTTTGGGAAAGTTTTTCTCTGAATGCAAGGTTCTCCTAAGGCAAGAAATAGTGAAAACCCTA is a genomic window containing:
- the MED25 gene encoding mediator of RNA polymerase II transcription subunit 25 isoform X22, translated to MGGGGESCSLIAEGLSTALQLFDDFKKMREQIGQTHRVCLLICNSPPYLLPAVESTTYSGCTTENLVQQIGERGIHFSIVSPRKLPALRLLFEKAAPPALLEPLQPPTDVSQDPRHMVLVRGLVLPVGGGSAPGPLQPKQPVPLPPAAPSGATLSAAPQQPLPPVPPQYQVPGNLSAAQVAAQNAVEAAKNQKAGLGPRFSPITPLQQAAPGVGPPFSQAPAPQLPPGPPGAPKPPPASQPSLVSTVAPGSGLAPTAQPGAPSMAGTVAPGGVSGPSPAQLGAPALGGQQSVSNKLLAWSGVLEWQEKPKPASVDANTKLTRSLPCQVYVNHGENLKTEQWPQKLIMQLIPQQLLTTLGPLFRNSRMVQFHFTNKDLESLKGLYRIMGNGFAGCVHFPHTAPCEVRVLMLLYSSKKKIFMGLIPYDQSGFVNGIRQVITNHKQVQQQKLEQQQRGMGGQQAPPGLGPILEDQARPSQNLLQLRPPQSQPQGTVGASGATGQPQPQGTAQPPPGAPQGPPGTASGPPPPGPILRPQNPGANPQLRSLLLNPPPPQTGVPPPQASLHHLQPPGAPALLPPPHQGLGQPQLGPPLLHPPPAQSWPAQLPPRAPLPGQMLLSGGPRGPVPQPGLQPSVMEDDILMDLI
- the MED25 gene encoding mediator of RNA polymerase II transcription subunit 25 isoform X7 yields the protein MVPGSEGPARAGGLVADVVFVIEGTANLGPYFEGLRKHYLLPAIEYFNGGPPAETDFGGDYGGTQYSLVVFNTVDCAPESYVQCHAPTSSAYEFVTWLDGIKFMGGGGESCSLIAEGLSTALQLFDDFKKMREQIGQTHRVCLLICNSPPYLLPAVESTTYSGCTTENLVQQIGERGIHFSIVSPRKLPALRLLFEKAAPPALLEPLQPPTDVSQDPRHMVLVRGLVLPVGGGSAPGPLQPKQPVPLPPAAPSGATLSAAPQQPLPPVPPQYQVPGNLSAAQVAAQNAVEAAKNQKAGLGPRFSPITPLQQAAPGVGPPFSQAPAPQLPPGPPGAPKPPPASQPSLVSTVAPGSGLAPTAQPGAPSMAGTVAPGGVSGPSPAQLGAPALGGQQSVSNKLLAWSGVLEWQEKPKPASVDANTKLTRSLPCQVYVNHGENLKTEQWPQKLIMQLIPQQLLTTLGPLFRNSRMVQFHFTNKDLESLKGLYRIMGNGFLLSTQAGCVHFPHTAPCEVRVLMLLYSSKKKIFMGLIPYDQSGFVNGIRQVITNHKQVQQQKLEQQQRGMGGQQAPPGLGPILEDQARPSQNLLQLRPPQSQPQGTVGASGATGQPQPQGTAQPPPGAPQGPPGTASGPPPPGPILRPQNPGANPQLRSLLLNPPPPQTGVPPPQASLHHLQPPGAPALLPPPHQGLGQPQLGPPLLHPPPAQSWPAQLPPRAPLPGQMLLSGGPRGPVPQPGLQPSVMEDDILMDLI
- the MED25 gene encoding mediator of RNA polymerase II transcription subunit 25 isoform X8 encodes the protein MVPGSEGPARAGGLVADVVFVIEGTANLGPYFEGLRKHYLLPAIEYFNGGPPAETDFGGDYGGTQYSLVVFNTVDCAPESYVQCHAPTSSAYEFVTWLDGIKFMGGGGESCSLIAEGLSTALQLFDDFKKMREQIGQTHRVCLLICNSPPYLLPAVESTTYSGCTTENLVQQIGERGIHFSIVSPRKLPALRLLFEKAAPPALLEPLQPPTDVSQDPRHMVLVRGLVLPVGGGSAPGPLQPKQPVPLPPAAPSGATLSAAPQQPLPPVPPQYQVPGNLSAAQVAAQNAVEAAKNQKAGLGPRFSPITPLQQAAPGVGPPFSQAPAPQLPPGPPGAPKPPPASQPSLVSTVAPGSGLAPTAQPGAPSMAGTVAPGGVSGPSPAQLGAPALGGQQSVSNKLLAWSGVLEWQEKPKPASVDANTKLTRSLPCQVYVNHGENLKTEQWPQKLIMQLIPQQLLTTLGPLFRNSRMVQFHFTNKDLESLKGLYRIMGNGFAGCVHFPHTAPCEVRVLMLLYSSKKKIFMGLIPYDQSGFVNGIRQVITNHKQVQQQKLEQQQRGMGGQQAPPGLGPILEDQARPSQNLLQLRPPQSQPQGTVGASGATGQPQPQGTAQPPPGAPQGPPGTASGPPPPGPILRPQNPGANPQLRSLLLNPPPPQTGVPPPQASLHHLQPPGAPALLPPPHQGLGQPQLGPPLLHPPPAQSWPAQLPPRAPLPGQMLLSGGPRGPVPQPGLQPSVMEDDILMDLI